A window of Neorhizobium galegae bv. orientalis str. HAMBI 540 genomic DNA:
GGCTGCGCCGACGTGGTTCTCGACGTCGAGATTGTGGAAGCCCGGCTTTTCCGACTGGTTGTAGAAGAGCGAATAATTGACGCCAGCACCGACATAGGGCTTGAAGGCGCCGAAATCGGTGAAGTGGTATTGCAGCGTCAGCGTCGGCGGTAGAAGCCAGGCGCGGCCGACCGGCACGCCGACGGCACCGTCTTCCTTGATATTCGCATAGGTGGTGCCAAGGACCAGTTCGGCGGCGATATTGTCGGTGAAGAAGTAGCTGATATCGAGTTCGGGGATGACCGAATCGGAAAAGGACAGGTCCGAACCCGGCACGCCGTTGACCGAGCCGCGGTTCTCAGTGATGACGCCCAAGCCGCGCACGCGGATCTGCCAGGGGCTCTGGCCGGTAGCGGCCTCCTGCGCCACCGGGGCGACGGGTGCCGGCGTCAGATCCGCCGCTGCCGCCCCGAATGCGAAAAAAGCCGCACCCGCGCCTGCGATCCATCTCTGATGCCGTACCCCATTCGTGTTCATGAAAGCTCTCCTTAGCTGCGTTTTGATCTTGCAGCGAGAGGCTTAGGAGCGGGCA
This region includes:
- a CDS encoding OmpW/AlkL family protein, whose translation is MNTNGVRHQRWIAGAGAAFFAFGAAAADLTPAPVAPVAQEAATGQSPWQIRVRGLGVITENRGSVNGVPGSDLSFSDSVIPELDISYFFTDNIAAELVLGTTYANIKEDGAVGVPVGRAWLLPPTLTLQYHFTDFGAFKPYVGAGVNYSLFYNQSEKPGFHNLDVENHVGAALQVGFDYMIDQHWGVNFDVKKIFMETDWKADHDVLGPLSGKAKINPWLIGTGVTYRF